The following are from one region of the Papaver somniferum cultivar HN1 unplaced genomic scaffold, ASM357369v1 unplaced-scaffold_132, whole genome shotgun sequence genome:
- the LOC113332695 gene encoding cinnamoyl-CoA reductase-like SNL6 isoform X1, with translation MSESWDVIDGRSQIEQKRMSVIRDGELVQEFMDEIEVRAAHNVLEACAQTDTMEKVIFTSSVTAVIWGEDHKSTTADKELSERNWSDVKPGNP, from the exons ATGTCAGAATCATGGGATGTTATTGACGGGAGATCACAGATTGAACAAAAGAGGATGTCTGTGATACGCGATGGTGAATTGGTACAG GAGTTTATGGATGAAATTGAGGTTAGAGCTGCTCATAACGTATTAGAAGCTTGTGCCCAGACAGATACGATGGAGAAGGTTATATTCACATCATCTGTAACAGCAGTTATTTGGGGAGAAGACCATAAATCCACCACCGCCGACAAAGAACTCTCTGAAAGGAATTGGAGTGATGTCAAGCCgggtaacccgtga
- the LOC113332695 gene encoding cinnamoyl-CoA reductase-like SNL6 isoform X2: MSVIRDGELVQEFMDEIEVRAAHNVLEACAQTDTMEKVIFTSSVTAVIWGEDHKSTTADKELSERNWSDVKPGNP; this comes from the exons ATGTCTGTGATACGCGATGGTGAATTGGTACAG GAGTTTATGGATGAAATTGAGGTTAGAGCTGCTCATAACGTATTAGAAGCTTGTGCCCAGACAGATACGATGGAGAAGGTTATATTCACATCATCTGTAACAGCAGTTATTTGGGGAGAAGACCATAAATCCACCACCGCCGACAAAGAACTCTCTGAAAGGAATTGGAGTGATGTCAAGCCgggtaacccgtga